In one Arachis duranensis cultivar V14167 chromosome 9, aradu.V14167.gnm2.J7QH, whole genome shotgun sequence genomic region, the following are encoded:
- the LOC107467243 gene encoding mavicyanin-like: MGGTKSLKNCTLLLSITLTLLCGFLLSFSMATVYFVGDQDEWNSQTDYASWAEGNNFTLGDLLVFKYVKGQHNVYEVSEESFRSCDTSNGVLAKYESGKDEVELKKVKKYWFICNIAGHCLGGMRFGIDVKQRTNLTHHPSNFSDHALTPHNSIEPTPSFNNNNSSISFELLLLLLLLVLLFNVDFY, translated from the exons ATGGGAGGCACAAAATCTCTCAAGAATTGTACCTTGCTGCTTTCAATTACTCTCACTTTGCTTTGTGGTTTTCTATTGAGCTTTTCCATGGCTACTGTTTATTTTGTTGGTGACCAAGATGAATGGAATAGCCAGACAGATTATGCTTCATGGGCAGAGGGAAACAATTTTACTCTTGGTGATCTTCTAg TTTTCAAGTATGTTAAAGGGCAACATAATGTGTATGAAGTAAGTGAGGAGAGTTTCCGATCATGTGACACAAGCAATGGAGTGTTGGCAAAATATGAGAGTGGAAAAGATGAAGTTGAACTCAAAAAGGTGAAGAAATATTGGTTCATTTGCAACATTGCTGGGCACTGCCTTGGAGGCATGAGATTTGGAATTGATGTTAAACAAAGAACCAATCTTACCCACCATCCTTCAAATTTCAGTGATCATGCATTAACCCCACATAACAGTATTGAACCTACTCCatcatttaataataataattcttctataagttttgaattattattattattattattattagtgttaTTGTTCAACGTTGATTTTTATTAA